The following proteins are co-located in the Sandaracinaceae bacterium genome:
- a CDS encoding serine/threonine-protein kinase — protein sequence MRVMPEVGAPIGERYTLVGPLGEGGLGTVWEAEDAALRRRVAIKLARADTPLNAEHLARIEREAQLVAQMDHANIVRVYDYGVDAGYGPFIAMELLRGHSLEDELEIHGTIRLKEIVAWLGPVADALDVLHARGVVHRDVKPPNMMRIEKRGGAVVKLLDFGIAAFLDGHERLTSQGCIVGTPEYMAPEVVEGALATAQSDVYALAVVAYEALSGALPHDGGSPMEILRAKATRPAHALSESTGRMFSLPLEEAFARALARDPRRRCRSAGELVDLLRGCIRGRP from the coding sequence ATGCGAGTCATGCCGGAGGTGGGCGCTCCGATCGGGGAGCGGTACACGCTGGTGGGTCCGCTCGGGGAAGGTGGACTGGGCACGGTCTGGGAAGCCGAGGACGCCGCGCTCCGCAGGCGGGTCGCCATCAAGCTGGCGCGGGCGGACACGCCCCTGAACGCGGAGCACCTCGCGCGGATCGAGCGGGAGGCGCAGCTCGTGGCGCAGATGGACCACGCCAACATCGTGCGCGTCTACGACTACGGCGTCGACGCCGGCTATGGTCCCTTCATCGCGATGGAGCTGCTCCGCGGCCACAGCCTCGAGGACGAGCTCGAGATACACGGGACCATCCGGCTGAAGGAGATCGTCGCGTGGCTCGGGCCGGTCGCGGACGCGCTGGACGTGCTTCACGCACGCGGCGTGGTGCACCGCGACGTGAAGCCGCCCAACATGATGCGGATCGAGAAGCGGGGGGGCGCCGTGGTCAAGCTGCTCGACTTCGGGATCGCCGCGTTCCTCGACGGCCACGAGCGGTTGACCAGCCAGGGCTGCATCGTCGGCACGCCCGAGTACATGGCGCCCGAGGTTGTCGAAGGGGCGCTGGCGACGGCGCAGAGCGACGTTTACGCCCTGGCCGTGGTGGCGTACGAGGCGCTCTCCGGCGCGCTGCCCCATGACGGCGGCTCCCCGATGGAGATCCTCCGCGCCAAGGCGACGCGGCCCGCGCACGCACTCTCGGAGAGCACGGGGCGGATGTTCTCGCTGCCCCTCGAGGAGGCGTTCGCCCGAGCCCTCGCCCGCGATCCGAGACGGCGCTGTCGAAGCGCTGGTGAGCTCGTCGACCTCCTGCGCGGCTGTATCCGCGGGAGACCGTGA
- a CDS encoding endonuclease/exonuclease/phosphatase family protein → MKRRAVLHSIALALAASLAVSCAGPTRSAPPPVAARPAPAVRLRLATFNLQVFGPTKAARPEWLRAVAAIVRRYDLVAVQEIRDASGRAPLRLLDAVNAEGSVTYAMALSDRTGREPDDRRSQEQYAYLYRTDRLRVLGAPTLYDDSEADHFQREPFLSRFGLVGQDASLVLINIHTPPRRAVREIAAMEHVFRWARTRFAEEQVFVALGDFNAGCGYASETDLDALPIHGDAYDWVVPHSADTNVAASECPYDRVVIAAPEGNLLVEDWGVDRAFDETAPLSDHWPVWVELRLPAATPAEPR, encoded by the coding sequence GTGAAGCGCCGCGCCGTCCTTCACTCGATCGCACTCGCGCTCGCCGCGTCGCTGGCCGTCAGCTGCGCCGGGCCGACCCGATCCGCGCCTCCCCCCGTCGCCGCTCGGCCCGCGCCCGCGGTCCGGCTGCGCCTCGCCACCTTCAACCTCCAGGTCTTCGGGCCCACCAAGGCCGCGCGCCCGGAGTGGCTCCGAGCCGTGGCCGCGATCGTGCGTCGCTACGACCTCGTCGCCGTGCAGGAGATCCGCGACGCCTCCGGGCGAGCGCCCCTGCGCCTCCTCGACGCCGTCAACGCCGAGGGGAGCGTGACGTACGCGATGGCGCTCTCCGACCGGACGGGACGAGAGCCCGACGACCGACGCTCGCAGGAGCAATACGCCTACCTGTACCGCACCGACCGGCTGCGTGTCCTGGGCGCGCCGACGCTCTACGACGACTCGGAGGCGGATCACTTTCAGCGCGAGCCCTTCTTGAGCCGGTTCGGGCTCGTCGGCCAGGACGCCTCGCTCGTCCTCATCAACATTCACACCCCGCCGCGCCGCGCGGTGCGCGAGATCGCCGCCATGGAGCACGTCTTCCGGTGGGCGCGGACGCGCTTCGCGGAGGAGCAGGTCTTCGTCGCTCTCGGCGACTTCAACGCGGGCTGCGGCTACGCGTCCGAGACGGACCTCGACGCGCTCCCCATTCACGGCGACGCCTATGACTGGGTCGTCCCGCACTCCGCCGACACCAACGTCGCCGCGTCCGAGTGCCCCTACGATCGCGTCGTGATCGCCGCGCCCGAGGGCAACCTGCTCGTCGAGGACTGGGGGGTCGACCGCGCGTTCGACGAAACGGCGCCGCTGTCGGATCACTGGCCGGTCTGGGTCGAGCTCCGCCTGCCCGCGGCGACGCCCGCAGAACCGCGCTGA